The Amycolatopsis sp. NBC_01480 genome segment CCACGATCTCCCGAGTCAACGGGTACATCAAGACCTTCGAGAACCCTCGCGCGGAGAACCTTCTTAAAGCGCAGCGCTCTGACGCTGCCGGGAAGTTCTTCGACAGTTGGGCGCTCGGCACCCAAAGTACCTGGACTGAAGCTGACAAAGACCTGGTCAAGTGGGCTGGCGACGAGGCCCGCAGCAACAAGGCCGCTTACGAAACTAAAGCTCAGCAGTACGGCCAATACGTCGAAAAAGTGCCCGAGCCGATCCGCAAACTCATTTCGGCGTATCCCGGCAAAAGCTTAATTCACAATCTCCCCGATGACGCCAGCATGGGCCTCAAAGCAGGCCAGAAACTCCTTCGTGGCATGCCGTACGTCGGCAGTCTCATCACCGCCGGGACCGAAGCGTTCAGCGCCGCGAAGGGTGAGCAGAGCTGGGGCAAGGCAGCGGCCGACACTGGCGGCATTATCGGCGGTGGTGCGCTCGGCGGCATTGGCGCCAGCGCGCTGGCCGGCGCGCTCTACGGTGCACCCCTCGGCCCCGTCGGCTCGTTCGTCGTGGGTACGGTCGGCGGGATTGCCGGAGCCATCGGTGGGCAAGCTGTTGCAGATTGGCTGGTGCCGAGTTGAGCGAGAGGCCAGAGCACGTGACACCCCATCCACCTGAGGGTGACGAGCCACCGTTGGAGAGCTTGCCGCCGCGTCCTGACAGCGAGATCGGTGAACCGTTCCCGCCGCATGGCCTGTCCTACATGCGCGGTGACGCACCCGACCCCGAGTTTGACTCGAACCGTGAACGACGGCTGTCGCGGAAGCCACTGCCACCGCCCGGCCTCGGCCCGGTCCTGGCGTGGCACCGGGAAAGTCCTCGGGGCAAGGTTGTCCTGGTCCTGAGTGGTGTCGGGTTAATGCTGGTCATCGTGGCCGCAATCTCCGTTTTCAGCGGGAGCGGCCTGTCAGCGTTCACCTACTGGCAGATGTGGGTGTTCGTGGTCGTCGGCACCGTGCTGATGTCCAGCCCCTTCAGCTCTATGACCTATGCCGCAGGAGCCGACTGGCTTCTCGTCGAACGGACCCGCTGGGGCATCAAGAAGCGCATGTGGGTGGACCTCTACGAGCTGACCAAAATCGACGCTTCTTACGGCGGCACTACGTTTCACCTGTGGCTCTACGACAAGGACCTCGGGTTCGGCCGAAGTCTCGAAGAACTCCAGCGCGACCGCAAAATTTGGGATCTCGTCTACAACGGGATCTTGCATTCGGTGGCCAACGGTGCTCAGGTCAGCGTCCAGGCCATTGGCATACTCAAGCTCAACGAGACTCCGGCGCTGCGGCTGCGGGAGTCGGCCCGGTCGTCTGGGGAGGAGTAGAGGGGCACGATAGCACACCGCTCGTCTGATGACCTCCGCTAAAACGCAAGAATTCCAAAAGGCGACACTTGACCTTCTAGGACTCGCTTACACCACGGAAGAATCGACACTTCTCTCTCCTCAAAGGCGTCATCAAGGATCGACGGTATCGATTCCACCTCTAGCAATGACTGTAGAGTTCCGTAATCCTGGTCCGATCTGTCAACACAACTTACGATAAAGTGAGCCGCGGCGACTGCCTCATGGTGTAGGTATCTAAAGGTCGATTCTCTTGCGATCGCCGCCACGGTGCCAGCCGATGAAATGAAAGTACGCGCTTGTGCTAGCGTAAGTTCGCCGGGCGCTCGAAGTGCGTTCAATTTCAAGTGAAGTAGGTCTGCCCGCAACGCAAGTTCGATGTCGTTATCCTCGCGTGCCAGTTTCCGCAGAGCATTGCAACGTGTCGCGCAGGCGGGATAGTCATTATTCCTAGCTGCATCATAACGTATTTGGTCGTAGTGCTCACTAAAGCTCCGTGGCTCTCGGGAGTCTAGAACTGGAATCCAAAAGTAGTAGAATTGATGATTCTCTGCGTAGGCTTTCTGGAACTCGTCATGTCTTGAGTTAACGGCAAATAACTTGATGAGGTCAGTGACAGCTGCTTGAGCCGTCACCCTCGCCAATGCTGCGTTAGCTTCCATACTCAGGAGGGGCAGGCCGGTCTTACTGAACTGGCCATAGTCCTGGAACTTAGCAATTTCTTCATTACTTAGCGCACCCATCTCAGATTGAATATTCCAACGTCCTTCACTGCCAGTGATTGTCGTAGCATGACGTGCCCCGCTGAGCGCAAAAGCCTTACCGCAAATATTACTGGCTTGTTGCTCACCTTTTCCAAACGCATCGCGTGCCCAGAGGTACAGTTCGGTGGCGTTCTTCCAATCTCCCTCTTTGGCCCTGGCTTCTGCTGCTCGAAGAAAAGCCTCTCCGAGCCAAAGGCTCGGCGGCTCAGGCCAACTCCACAGCAGTTGCATAGTGGCGAAGGCGAATGTAAATAGTTCTGCTGCTGGTTTAATCTTGACAATTAGCAAGGCATCGTTCTCAAGTAGCCGTGCCCATACTCGGTGTTCGAGATCATCGTCGTTAACATTTTGATTCGCCACGCCGGCTATCGCGTGCAAATTTGTCGCATATCGTAGGTGATCGCCGTCACTAGCGTAATCGCTTGCAGCTGAGGCGTAGGCCAGTTCCGCATGATCGAGATCAAGATCTTTTAATTGTCCAAGCGCTTTCTTTGACGCTTCGGGCAACGCACCGCCTGTGTAGAGAATTTGCCAGACATGCAATAGACGGCCTCTCTGGTCGAAGGCTTGGTTGTGAATTCCATCAAACTTACCAAGGATGGTAACGACCCGACCAAGGTTGCAGTCGTACCGCTCGTCGTCAGAGATACTCGATAGTCGGTTTAAAGCACAGTCAACGTGGGCATATTCACCGTTGATTGCACCTTGCAGCGCCCGGCCTATCAGGGCATCAGGCACCGAAAAACCGAAGGCTGCCAAAATTGAGATGATGGCGTCCTGCTTCATGTCTCCTGCAAGTAGAACACCGACTAGTTGGTGCGTCAGGCTATGCATACGCCATTGCTCGTCATCGCTTTTCAAGAGCCGCAACCGTCGCAACTCGGCGAAGCCTACAGCGAACGGATAGCCGGGTGTCGTAGGTGCGACACCAAGTCGAGTTAGAAGAATGTCGTGACTGTCGGATAGCAGTGACAATGGAATAGCGTACGACAAGGTCTGCGCCAGCAGCCACAGCAGCAGCAAAGCTTCCGGGCATTCATCAGTTAGCCGATTGAGCATCTCTAAGTAGATAAACGTCAATGAACGCTCTGTGCTTGAACCAGGCCGGGAATCATAGGCTACGCCCGCCTGTAACTGTTGTTGCGCGACAAATACTGGCACCTGCATCCATCCGTCGTTGATAAGGCCGGAGGCATGGTCGATTGCTAGCGGCAAGTTGTGCAACTCAACCGCCAACAGTGAGCACTCGTCATCGGTTGCCCGTTCCGGCTCGATAAGCATCCGGGCAAGCCCTGCCGCCTCGGCAGGCAGCATCTCGTCAACTTCGACGAGGCGATACGGGCATCGTAAGGCTAGCTCGCCGTAGTTAGAAGTGAGCACAAAGAGAGTGGTTGGCTTGTGCGAGATGATCGCTTCTACGATCTCGCCGTCGGCCACGTCGTCCAACAGGACAACCGGCTGGCCGTTCTTTGGGTTGGCAATGTAGCTCGTGAAGTCGCGCGCTAACTGCGCGTCTTCACGTCCGACAGTTGGTATGTCGCGTAGGGAAAGCTCACGGGCAATGGACTGATACAAGGCACTAGAAGATGAGGCATCAAGGCGGAAGGAATCACGCCCACTGGCTTCCATCTGGGCAACAAGTTCGCTAGCTAGCCTTGATTTGCCCGTACCGCGGCTTCCTACGAAACATACGACGCCTTGGGGGAGTTCTTTGGCGGCTTGCCAGAATTTCTGTTCGAGCGGCTCGCGGTGAATGAAGGTGCTGACCTTGTCGGCATCTTTAGGTGGCAACTTTGCGAGTGTGGGCTCAGTTACGTCACCAGGACACAGGTGTGCGGCAATCTTCTGGCAAGCATCTGCAAAATCTTTTTGACCAGCACTGACCTGGACTCGATATTTTTCGACTGAGTGGCGCGCAAGGTACTGTTTGCGCGCTGTGAGATCTCCAGTCAAGGTTTCATCTTGAAGAAGATTAAAGTACACCCGCACAAGATTGCGATACTGCTCGATCTTGTCGGCGAGACTCAATGAGCGGCGAGTTCCGTCCCGTGGTTGCAGCTGATCAATGCGTTCGCCCAGAGTTTCGGCAAGGGTATTCCACAGGCGTCCGGGCGTCTGATCTAGATCGAGGCCAAGCACTTTGGCGAGAGCAGCACCCTTGCCCTGAAGGAATTTTACAAAGTCTTCGTCAGACCGCGCCGCACCCTCGTCTTTCGCGAAAGAACGCAGGCTGTTATAGACCTCTGCAAAAGTGGCTCCCGCACTCTCGGTCACGCAACCATCCTCCCTGCCCCAAAGTACGAACTATACCCTAGGTGCCTTGCAAGAGTTTTGACATATATTTACTGAAATGTTACAAACATAACAGTAAAGGCAACTGTTATGTCAGAAAATAGTCCACGAAAACGTCGAGAATATGAATTTGTTCAGCGATACACATCTAACGATCCCAGAAGCGAAGAAGCGACCGCAGCGCGAGGCGGTGCGCCACCGACGCCAATGGAGTTGGCTGTGTGGTTTAAGCGCGTACCCGGACCAAGGTTTGACTCTTACGACGTGGAGACACTCGCAGGATTGATTGAACGTGACGAAGTGCCACCCGATTTTGACGTAAACCTATTTTATCAGCAGATGGCACAACCTCGGCCTGCCGACCGCCAGATCGGCCACTCGCCACAAGTTCCACCGGAAGCGGAGCCTGCTCAGCCTGAGTATCCAGCTGCACCGCAACCGCCGACTGACCCGTACGACCCAACTGGTCAGTAGCCTCCGTGCGTTGCGGCCAAAGCACCTTTGACCTGCGCAAACGTAGTGGTCACAAGCGGCGGCCAGCCTACGACCGGTCATAACTCGATTCGGCGGCCGCCTCCTGGTCTAGTAGTTGGCGTCAGGCAGTCACGGCAACCAAGCGTCCGCCGGAACTGCATCCCCCGCTCAGAGGTAGGGGAGGTGTACACCTCACATGAAGCAAGGTTCTGGCTCCATCATCGGCCGTGTTGTCGGCATTGTTGCTGGCCTCTTGGTACTCGGGCTGTTTTTGCGGCTCATTGCGGGCATCCTTACCCCGGTGTTGCCCGCCGCGTTGTGGCAGGCCATTTCGGCCGGCTGGGACAACCTGTTCGGCATGGTTAGCCCAGCACTTCCGGCCATTGGAGCCGCGGTTGTCCTCGGTGGCATTTGCTGGGTTGTCGTCGGCCGACGCCGCTAGCCCTCTCGTCGTCTTTATTATTCTCATCCTCGTTGGAGACTTTCATGTTCTTCTTTATGCTGCTATTTTTCTGCCCGTTCGCCTTGTGGATCTTCCTTTCGGTGCTCAGCCACGTCATGGTCTGGCTGGTGGTGGTTGGGGTGCTGGTGCTGGCCGTCTGGCTGGTTGTGCGCATGGTCAAGCGGTGACCACTGAGGTGCTGGTGCTGGTTGCCAGCTCGGCCGGCTACATCATCGGCCGAGGGCACCAGTGGTTTCGTACCGCCCGCTACCTGATGGGCACCGACAAGAAGAAGGGAGTCCGCAAGTGAACAGTACCCCGAACCCGCCCCCAACTGGTGATCTGGCAGTCCAGCTGCGGCGGTTGAGCAAGCTGCTGGCGTCGACGGTTGAGCGGCTGGAGAAAGCAGAGGAAACCACAGCGCTCACCTTGTTCATCCAGGACGAGCTGTGCCAGCACGTCGAGCGGCTGCTCGACTACGTCGCCGAGCACCGCAAGCAGGTGCGGGCCACCGTGATGGCCGCCGATGTGTTCGCCAATCCGACGGCACACGAGGAATACCAACCCGAATGAGAGAGGACAAGACGACGAACGAAACAGGGGTGGGTGCGGCTGGACCGCACCCACCGGAGTCCAAGCGATACAAGACGATCCTGGCTGATCCGCCCTGGGATATCCAGCAGCAGGGCGGCTACGGGGCCGGACGACACTACCCGCTGATGTCCATCGACGAGATTTGCTCGTTGCGAGTCGATCGGCTGGCGGACGACAACGCCCATCTCTGGTTGTGGACCACGAACGCGGCGCTTCCGGCCGCGCAGGATGTCATCCAGGCGTGGGGTTTCCGTTACGTCAACCTCGTTACGTGGGTCAAGCCGCGGCTTGGCCTGGGTGTCTACCTCCGTAACGCGAGCGAGCAACTGCTGTTCGCGGTGCGAGGTAGAGCGCCGATCTTGTACCGGAGCCAGCCGACCTGGCTGTTCGCACCGGTACAGGAGCACTCCCACAAACCCGAAGAGGCGTATGCCGTCATTGAGCGGTGTTCGCCTGCCCCTCGGGTTGAGTTATTCGCCCGTCGCACCCGGCCGGGGTACGACGTGTGGGGCAACCAGGTGAGCTGTGATGTGGCGCTCTGAGGCACGACGGTGACCGGAGATAGGGCGGCTGCGGCCGTGCAGCGGGCGGTGACGTCGGTGGCCTACGGGTGTCGAACGAGGTCGCGGGGTTGCTGTTGCAGGATCTCCGCGCACCACGCGCCTGAGCTTCGGTTGTCGTGAAATATACAACTGTCACCAGGGGTCCCACCGTCTTCGGCTCGCTAGATCGCTTGACACGGCTTTTGTTTACAGGCACAAGAACAAGTAGAGGCTATTGCGCTGCTGAGACGCTGACGAATAAGGCCACTGGCCGGTCATCTCGCCGCGACGCTTAGAGATTTATTACTTTTCACGATGCTACGCGAAAGGAGGAGTTTGCTATGCCCAAAAACCAACGGGAGGTTCGGATACGCGGAACACAACGCGAGGTAATTGACGCGGACTTGATGGCGCAGATCGTCATCATGCTCGGTCGGCAACTCAAGCAGGAGACTATGACCGACACGGCGCCGGACATGGCTGAGAACGACGATCAGGATGACGGGAGTACATCGTGATCCTCTTCGCCGTGTTGCTCTGCGGCTGTGCCGTGTTGTTCGTCGTGGTGCTCGGCGCACAAGCGTGGGAGGCGGACCGCTGGTCTCGATCGCTTGTGCGCTACCGGCTGGGCCTGCCCCGTAACCTGACCGCCAGAGACGTGGCTGCCTGGTTGAGCCAGATCGGCGCGCACACAGTGCCGCCCCGTTTCTCGCTCCTTCAGACGTGGCCGGTGGCGGTCGAGATCGAAGCCAGCAGTAAGGGCATCACGCATACGGTGTTGGTGCCGGAGGGACGACATGCGGCAGTGCTGGCCTCGCTGCGAGCGTCGTTGCCCGGTGTTCGCGTCGACGTCCTGCCCGGCGATGAGCCGGCCGCGGTCTACCAGGCCGGAGTTGAGCTCCGCCTGACCAGTCATACTGCTCCGCTCGGTGATGACCGCGCCGTGACCGCTGCCAACGGCGCCTTGGCCGCCTTGCAGCCGTTGCCCTCAGGCAGTGCCGTCCGCGTGCAGTGGCTGTTTGCCGGTGTCCGGGCCAGCAAGTCAGTGGGTACCGGGACGGACGCGCTGCGGCTGTTCGCCGGGGCGACCCCCGACGACCACAACCTGCTACGCGACCAGCGACAGAAGCAGCGAGCACCGCTACTGGTTGCTACCGGTCGGATCGCGGCCAGTGGGCCGAGCAAAGCACACGCCTTCGGCGTCATCCACCGGATCGTGGGCGCGCTGCGCGTCTTGGAAGCACCCGGCGCGCACTTTCTGTGGCGGATAGTCCCGAGCTGGCTTGTACGCCAGCGCATAGCGACCCGCCAAGTCCCCTTGCTCGCCTGGCCACTGACGTTCAACGCCTTGGAAGCGGTCGGCGCGGCAATGTTTCCCCTCGATGGCGTGGCCCTGCCGGGGTTGCGTTCGGGCACCAGCCGCCGAATACCGCCGTCGCCCGATCTGCCCCGCACTGGCGTCGTGATCGGCGAGACCAACTACCCCGGCATCACACAGCCGCTGGCCATCCGGCCCCGCGACCGCACCATGCATACATACGTCCTTGGGCCAACCGGCACTGGAAAATCGACCCTGCTTGCCAATATGGCCCTGAGTGAGATCAACGCTGGCTACGGTGGAATCGTCGTCGATCCCAAGTCTGACCTGATCACCAGCATCCTTGAGCGATTTCCTGAGCATCGTCTGAAGGACTTGATCGTACTGGACCCGAGTGACCTGAACTATCCAACAGGCTTTAATCCGCTAGCTATCGGTGGTGGTGAGCACGAACGCGAACTGGCTGCCGAGACCATCGCGCACGTCCTAAAAGACATCTTTCGTGAGAACTGGGGACCTCGCACCGACGACATATTGCGAGCCGCCCTGCTGAGTCTCGTGCGGATTCCGGCACCCAACGGCGAGCCGTTCGCGATGACCGAAATTCCGGAGCTGCTGACGAATGTTGGTCTGCGACACTACGTCGCGAACCATCCGAAGCAGCATGACCGCTGGCGGGATTACTGGCGAGAATATGACCAACGCTCGGAGGCTGAGCAGTTGAATATGGTCGGCCCGGTCTTGAATAAGCTGCGGGCATTTACTCATCGCACGAGTTTGCGTCTGATTCTCGGGCAAGCACGCGGAGTCGATCTCAACGAGATATTCACAAAGGGAAAGATCGTGCTGGTGCCCCTGTCCGACGGGTTGATCGGCACGGAGGCTGCTAGTTTGGTGGGGTCACTGCTGGTTGGTAGCGTTTGGCGCGCAGCATTACGACGAACCGCTGTACCGTCCGAACAACGGCGGAAGACTTTCGGCGTATTCGATGAGTTTCAAAACATCGTTCGGATGAGCAACGACGTAACGGATATGCTAGGGATGGCTCGGGCTCTCAATTTTGGGCTAACCCTGGCTCACCAGTACGCCAAACAGGTGCCGGAAGCCGTCCGGGCAGCCGTACTCGGAACCGCACGAACGCAGATCTTCTTTCAGACCGAGTACGAGGACGCGCAACTGGTCGCCAAGCGCGTGGCACCTGTGCTCATCGCTGACGACCTGATGGGGCTCGGCGCGTATGAGATGGCCGCGCGGTTGTGTGTGGATGGACAGACTCGGCCGCCGGTCACTGGTCGCACGCTGCCGTTGTCCGCAGCCATCCGGGACGCTGTAGCGCTCCGCCGCAACCTAGCCGGCATCCACGGCGTTGCTCGTGCCGAAGTTGAAGCCGGGCTGCTCGCTCGCGCTCACGCCACACGTGGCACGCGACCGATCCGGCTCGGCGAGATCCCGACAAATGGAGGCATCGTATGAGCCGCCGAGCCCTTGACTTCGACGTTGATGTCGCTGCGCTGCTCCCAACCGGCCTGACCTTGGAAAATCGGGCGATAGCAGCCGGGCAATACCGCCTCTTGCAAGGAGAGTCATTATGACGCCGACACCACCCCCGAAGCGGGTACGGGCTCGACACCTCGCCTGGGTCGCCGAGCGCCTGAGTCCCCGTGACTGGCAGGTTCTGGAGACCGTGAACCGGTTGCACCTCGTCACCGGTTTTCAGGTCGAGCGCCTCCATTTTGTTGATCTTGCTGGGCGCTCCCGCATCGTCACCCGCTCACGATCCTTGGCGCGACTTGCCGAGTGGCGGGTGTTGCACCGGTTGCCGCGTCGGGTTGGTGGCGCAATGCGGGGATCCAGTGTGGCCGTGTACGGCCTGGGGATCGCCGGGCAACGCCTACTGGCGGTACGGACGAATAGTAGTAGCAATCCTCCTTCGGTTCGACCAGCACGCGTACCAAGCGACCGGTTTGTCGCGCACATCGTGGCGGTTAGTGAGTTATATGTAGAACTCCGCGAGGCCGAGAGAACCAACTCGCTGATACTCCGCAATTTTACCACTGAACCGGGCGCGTGGTGGCCGAACTCACGGGGCGGCTGGCTAAAGCCGGACGCGTTTTTAGTCACAAGCAACGGGCGAGTTGATCAACTGTTTTGGGCGGAGATAGATCGGGCAACGGAAAGCCTTGCCACGATTGATCGGAAGCTGCGGACCTACGTGGACTTTGTGAACCGGGGCGGCCTTGGCCCACGGTCAGCAGTACCCCGCGTACTCGTGACCGTGCCGCATGAAGTGCGACGCGCCGGGATCGTCCGGGTAGTCAGTCGCCTGCCGGAACCAGCAAGCGAACTGGTGCTGGTGACCGTCGATCGTGACGCCGTCGTGGCGTTGCTAAAGAGCCTGGCGGGACTGCCTCCGTAACGACACCAACTACCTGTATCCCGAAAATGGGACGACCGTGGTATAGTAAGGGGGATAAGCGGAGGACCAGATGGACCAACCAAGCGCCCCGTCAGCATCGACGTTAGGGAGCTTCCTGAAACAAGCACGAGAGCGTGCCCAGCTTAGCCTTAGTGACCTTTCAGAGATTACGTGTGTTCCTCGGAACACTATCCATCGCCTAGAGCGAGACGAGGTGCTTCACCCTTCGATCTTCGTTCTACTTGCGCTGGTCAACGCTCTTGAACTCAAGACACTCGATGTACTTGCGCTTCTTGGCGTTGATCAAGCAGCCCAGCTACCAGACCTCGCAACCTACTTGCAGATCAAGTATCCGCAAGTACCGGAGGCAGCACGCACTGAAGCGCAACGGCGATTGGAAGAGATCCTGCACAAGCACGAGCATAGCAACAAGAACGCCCCCTAATGCACGGAGAATTAACCTAAAACTACACCCCCGCGAAAGGAGGTGAATTTGCGATGACTGCGAACAATAAGAAAAGCGTGATCGATCAGATCCGCGACATTGCACCAAAGCGGGCACTGACACTCGGTGACGCTTACCAACTGGCAGAGGAGCAAGCCAAACAACTGCTCCGCTTACTTGATATAACAGCGCCACACGTTAGCTATGACGGCCTCCTGGCGCTACCCGACATTACGGTCGTAGTCGAGCCAAAGTACAAGATGAAACACCTTGTGGGCATCAGCCGTCACAAAGACGGTAAATGGCTCATCCAAGTAGACAAGAATGATGTCCACGGACGGCGGCGCTACACGCTGGCCCACGAGCTGAAACACGTCATTGATGACGGTCTCGACACGATGCTATATGCCAATCTGGGCTACGGCGACCCTGACATCAGAAGTCAGCAGATCGAGACACTGTGCCAGTACTTCGCGGCGTGCTTCCTGATGCCGAGGACGTGGGTCTCTGCTGCCTGGCTTAACGGCATACGCGACGTTCGCAACCTGGCATCTCTGTTCCAGGTTTCGGTGAGCGCCATGGAGATACGGCTCAAGTATCTTGGCCTCTGGGATAGCGAGCCCGGTCGCGCGACGCGGACTTATTTCAGCCAGGTTCGCGCACCGTTTACGGCATCGATCGATAAAAATTTGGTGGATTGCATATAGAGAGTTATAACTCGACTGCAAGGAGGGTAACAATGACCAAAACAAGTAGAGACGTTCGAGACGCCACGATGGGGGTCGGGCGTCGGAAACGAGCAGTGCTGTACCTGCGGGTGTCGACGCCAAGCCAGGTGAACACCGACTACAACCCGGAGGGCATCTCGATTCCCGCTCAGCGCGAAGCAGGCCAGCGCAAGACTGCCGCACTGGGCGCGGACATCGTGAAGGAGTTCATCGAACCGGGCAAGACGGCTACCAGCATCGACAAGCGACCGGTGTTTCAAGAGATGATGGCGTGGCTGAAGGACCACAAGGACATCGACTACGTCATCGTCTACCATTTCAACCGGATCTTCCGGAACAGCATCGATGCGGCGATCACCAAGAAGGAACTCGCCAAGCACGGTGCCCGGATCGTCTCCACCATCCTCGACATGGGCGAGTCGCCCGAAAGTTCGATGGTGGAGTCGATCATCCACGCGGTTGATCAGTACCAGTCACAAGCCAGCGGTGCCGATATCCGCTACAAGATGAGTCAGAAGGTCAAGAACGGTGGAACCGTAGGCCAGGCCAAGACCGGCTACCTCAACGTGCGGGAAACGAAGCCAGAGGGCGGCGAGATTCGGACCATCTCCGTCGATCCCGTGCGCGGCCCACTGGTGGCCAAGGCGTTCGAGCTGTTCGGCACCGGTCAGTACAGCGGAACGCAAGTGCTCCAGACGGTCACGGCCGCTGGGTTGACCAGCCGCGGTACGCGTCGCCGGCCGACGAAACCACTCAGCCTGAACACGCTGTACTCGATGCTCAGCGACCGTTACTACGTGGGCTATGTGTCCTACGACGGGCAGGAGTACAAGGGGCGACACGAGCCCCTCATCACCGAAGAACTGTTCGACCGGGTACAGCGGGTGCTCGTACTGCGCGGCGGAGGTGGCACGCGGGAACGGCGACACAACCACTACCTCAAGGGGGCACTGTGGTGCGGTCGCTGCGGCAGCCGCTGCATCATCATGCCGGGCAAAGGCAACGGAGGGACCTACTTCTACTTTCTGTGTCGAGGCCGCCAAAAACACGCCTGTGACCAGCCGTACATCGCGGTGCATGACATCGAGGCCAAGGTTGAGCAGCACTACGCCACGGTTCGCCTAACGGAGGATTTCCGGACCACGGTACGTCAGCTGCTTGACGACACACTGTTATATGAGCTTGGCAGCATGGACGCGCTGCGCAAGCGTCTGAAGGGCCGCTTGGCCGAGTTGGACACCACGGAAGATCGCTACGTGGAGCTCCTGGATGACCCCGCGTGGCCACGCGCCAAGATCAAGCAGAAGATTGCAACCATCGAGGTCGAGCGGCGAGAGATCAACGATCAGCTCACCGACACAGCAAGCAAGATCGACCGAGGGCGCGAGTTCTTCACACTGGCGCTCAAGCTGCTCAGTGACCCGCAGAAGTTCTACCGCGAGGGTGGCTCCGCTGTGAGGCGGGCCATGAACAAGGTCATCTTCGACAAGCTCTACGTCGATGGCGACGAAATCAGCGGCCAGGACTTCACTGAAGGGCTTCACGACCTCGTTGAGGCCGATCGGACGTACTACCGGCGCGAACGGCCTGTGAGCGCCGTGTTGGCCGACACAGGGACAGCTCGGGCCGCTGCTGAGGGGTGGAACGCAATCAGCCCCCTCACGAATGAGGGGGCTGATTGGGCCGAAGCTACCGGGACGGACCTGCTTGACCTGGCCCTTGCGGACTGTGGTTCAAGTAAGGCCGTCATGGTGGAGCTGAGGGGAATCGAACCCCTGACCTTCTCGATGCGAACGAGACGCGCTACCAACTGCGCTACAGCCCCTGGTAAACCTTGAGCCCCTTACTTGGTGCTCGTAGAGCTTATCAGCGCGCTACGAGCACCTCGCGGCGGGGGTCACTCCCCGACGGCGCGGCGGTACGGGCTGGTCCCGGGCTCGTCGAGTTCCTCGAAGGCCGGGTCCTCGTCGTCGAGGTCGACCACGACGGCCTGGCGGCGGATGCGGGACATCGGGGACGGCTTGCGTTCCACGATCTCGCGGCGTTGCGGGGCGACCACCTCGACGTCGTCCTGCTCGCGGGCGTCGTCGCGCTCGGGGGCGGGGCGCCCGGCGACCGGGTGGGCGGCCGGCTCTTCGTCGGCGATCGGGCGCTCGCTGGTGCGGCGCGGGGCCCGCGTGCTGCTGTAGCGCGCCATCCGCCGCTGCCGGATCTCGTTCTCGATGCGGACCTGGCGGCGCAGGTAGCCGAGGTAGCCGACGAGGACCACGTCCACGACCGCGTGCCCCCACCAGACGATGGGCAGCACGAAGCCCGCGAAGGCGGCCGAACCGGCGGCGACCACCAGCAGGATCACCACGATCCGCTGGCGGAAGGCGTACTTGGCCCGCGCGGCGATGTCCGCGGCCTCGGGGTCGAACCCGCCTCGGCCGGGGCGGTAACTCGCGCGGCGCTCGCGCACGGGCTCGTCCCGGACCGCCCGCGAGGGCTGCGGCAGTGGATCTGGCTCGAGTTCCTCGTCTTCGTCGAGGTCGGCATCGAGCTCCGCCTC includes the following:
- the sepX gene encoding divisome protein SepX/GlpR → MPSSVIIVALAAAWLVVLVPMVARKRQQVARTPTSALAARVVRSGSSRNEGQEEFAMSDSAKPSVEEDLAELEAELDADLDEDEELEPDPLPQPSRAVRDEPVRERRASYRPGRGGFDPEAADIAARAKYAFRQRIVVILLVVAAGSAAFAGFVLPIVWWGHAVVDVVLVGYLGYLRRQVRIENEIRQRRMARYSSTRAPRRTSERPIADEEPAAHPVAGRPAPERDDAREQDDVEVVAPQRREIVERKPSPMSRIRRQAVVVDLDDEDPAFEELDEPGTSPYRRAVGE
- a CDS encoding replication-relaxation family protein, with amino-acid sequence MTPTPPPKRVRARHLAWVAERLSPRDWQVLETVNRLHLVTGFQVERLHFVDLAGRSRIVTRSRSLARLAEWRVLHRLPRRVGGAMRGSSVAVYGLGIAGQRLLAVRTNSSSNPPSVRPARVPSDRFVAHIVAVSELYVELREAERTNSLILRNFTTEPGAWWPNSRGGWLKPDAFLVTSNGRVDQLFWAEIDRATESLATIDRKLRTYVDFVNRGGLGPRSAVPRVLVTVPHEVRRAGIVRVVSRLPEPASELVLVTVDRDAVVALLKSLAGLPP
- a CDS encoding helix-turn-helix domain-containing protein — encoded protein: MDQPSAPSASTLGSFLKQARERAQLSLSDLSEITCVPRNTIHRLERDEVLHPSIFVLLALVNALELKTLDVLALLGVDQAAQLPDLATYLQIKYPQVPEAARTEAQRRLEEILHKHEHSNKNAP
- a CDS encoding ImmA/IrrE family metallo-endopeptidase, with the protein product MTANNKKSVIDQIRDIAPKRALTLGDAYQLAEEQAKQLLRLLDITAPHVSYDGLLALPDITVVVEPKYKMKHLVGISRHKDGKWLIQVDKNDVHGRRRYTLAHELKHVIDDGLDTMLYANLGYGDPDIRSQQIETLCQYFAACFLMPRTWVSAAWLNGIRDVRNLASLFQVSVSAMEIRLKYLGLWDSEPGRATRTYFSQVRAPFTASIDKNLVDCI
- a CDS encoding type IV secretory system conjugative DNA transfer family protein yields the protein MILFAVLLCGCAVLFVVVLGAQAWEADRWSRSLVRYRLGLPRNLTARDVAAWLSQIGAHTVPPRFSLLQTWPVAVEIEASSKGITHTVLVPEGRHAAVLASLRASLPGVRVDVLPGDEPAAVYQAGVELRLTSHTAPLGDDRAVTAANGALAALQPLPSGSAVRVQWLFAGVRASKSVGTGTDALRLFAGATPDDHNLLRDQRQKQRAPLLVATGRIAASGPSKAHAFGVIHRIVGALRVLEAPGAHFLWRIVPSWLVRQRIATRQVPLLAWPLTFNALEAVGAAMFPLDGVALPGLRSGTSRRIPPSPDLPRTGVVIGETNYPGITQPLAIRPRDRTMHTYVLGPTGTGKSTLLANMALSEINAGYGGIVVDPKSDLITSILERFPEHRLKDLIVLDPSDLNYPTGFNPLAIGGGEHERELAAETIAHVLKDIFRENWGPRTDDILRAALLSLVRIPAPNGEPFAMTEIPELLTNVGLRHYVANHPKQHDRWRDYWREYDQRSEAEQLNMVGPVLNKLRAFTHRTSLRLILGQARGVDLNEIFTKGKIVLVPLSDGLIGTEAASLVGSLLVGSVWRAALRRTAVPSEQRRKTFGVFDEFQNIVRMSNDVTDMLGMARALNFGLTLAHQYAKQVPEAVRAAVLGTARTQIFFQTEYEDAQLVAKRVAPVLIADDLMGLGAYEMAARLCVDGQTRPPVTGRTLPLSAAIRDAVALRRNLAGIHGVARAEVEAGLLARAHATRGTRPIRLGEIPTNGGIV